A section of the Bryobacteraceae bacterium genome encodes:
- the rimP gene encoding ribosome maturation factor RimP, whose product MPSATRDRVIQRVTEIAERAARREGLSVWDVELAGSGRNRVLRIYIDKEGGVTLADCELISQQVGAVLDAEDVVPGESYHLEVSSPGVERRLSRPEHFDHCRGQKVRLQLSEPVEGQRRWEGVLRGLDEGCVVLEAGAGRTIRVRMEIIEKANLKFEW is encoded by the coding sequence ATGCCATCGGCCACACGAGACAGGGTGATCCAGCGGGTCACGGAAATCGCCGAACGCGCCGCCCGGCGCGAAGGGCTCTCCGTGTGGGACGTCGAGCTGGCCGGCAGCGGACGCAACCGCGTGCTGCGGATCTATATCGACAAGGAAGGCGGCGTCACGCTGGCCGACTGCGAGCTGATCTCGCAGCAGGTGGGCGCGGTGCTCGACGCCGAGGACGTGGTTCCCGGCGAGAGCTACCATCTGGAAGTGAGCTCGCCTGGCGTCGAGCGCCGGCTGAGCAGGCCGGAACATTTTGACCATTGCCGGGGCCAGAAAGTGCGCCTCCAGCTCAGCGAACCGGTGGAAGGACAGCGCCGCTGGGAGGGCGTCCTTCGGGGACTGGATGAGGGCTGCGTGGTGCTGGAGGCCGGTGCAGGCAGGACCATCCGCGTCCGGATGGAAATCATCGAAAAGGCAAATCTGAAATTCGAGTGGTGA